One genomic region from Balaenoptera acutorostrata chromosome 1, mBalAcu1.1, whole genome shotgun sequence encodes:
- the LOC130707654 gene encoding LOW QUALITY PROTEIN: ATP synthase subunit a-like (The sequence of the model RefSeq protein was modified relative to this genomic sequence to represent the inferred CDS: substituted 2 bases at 2 genomic stop codons), with translation MNENLFAPFIVPIILGLPLTTLIIILPSILFPTPNRLVNNRTISIQQXLTKLTSKQLINVHSPKGQTXSLILISLFLFIASTNLLGILPHSFTPTTQLSINVGIAIPLWAGAVITGFRNKTKISLAHLLPQGTPTFLIPILVIIETISLFIQPVALAVRLTANITAGHLLIHLIGETTLVLINTSLLIALITFTILALLTILEFAVALIQAYVFTLLVSLYLHDNT, from the coding sequence ATGAACGAAAATTTATTTGCCCCTTTTATAGTCCCAATAATACTAGGCCTCCCTCTTACCACTCTAATTATTATCCTCCCATCTATCCTATTTCCCACACCAAACCGACTGGTCAACAACCGTACAATCTCCATTCAACAATGACTAACTAAACTTAcatcaaaacaattaataaatgtaCACAGTCCTAAAGGACAAACTTGATCTCTAATACTCATCTCACTATTCCTATTTATTGCCTCTACTAATCTCCTTGGAATATTACCTCACTCATTTACACCTACCACACAACTCTCAATAAACGTAGGAATAGCTATCCCCCTATGGGCCGGTGCCGTTATCACAGGCTTccgcaacaaaacaaaaatatccttAGCACATCTGCTACCACAAGGTACACCCACCTTTCTCATTCCTATATTAGTAATTATTGAAACCATCAGCCTATTCATTCAACCAGTAGCACTAGCCGTACGACTAACTGCCAACATCACAGCAGGTCACTTACTAATACATCTAATTGGAGAAACAACCCTTGTACTAATAAATACCAGTTTATTAATAGCCCTCATCACTTTCACTATCCTTGCTCTATTAACCATTCTTGAATTCGCTGTAGCCCTAATTCAAGCTTACGTATTTACCCTCCTAGTAAGCCTATACCTTCATGATAACACATAA